Proteins encoded within one genomic window of Humulus lupulus chromosome 1, drHumLupu1.1, whole genome shotgun sequence:
- the LOC133834451 gene encoding L-type lectin-domain containing receptor kinase IX.1-like: protein MALFTQSSILFQSHTLQSLVLKIFFLLLLLPKNGNSVFFNFTSFHPNMVEITFQGDSFPAVGALQLTKNEVIGSLTGSAGRASYSQPVRLWETGTRRLTDFTTHFSFKMQALDKAGNGDGISFFLAPFESDIPFNSSGGYLALFSPENAFNASGNNSIIAVEFDSLKDIWDPSSDHVGIDINSIISVKNVTWKSSIKSGSLANAWISYNSTSKNLSVFLTYADNPIFEGNSSLWYIVDLREFLPDFVRVGFSASTSQFVEVHNINSWSFNSSLEVDDGKGKWKQGLGIGISVGFGVLSCGLGLAWFIFWRTKASKVTVNVKQGGEVSMDNEFGKGTGPKRFTYDELNRATDNFVEEGKLGEGGFGGVYKGLLNESNTEVAVKRVSRGSKQGKKEYIAEVKIISRLRHRNLVQLIGWCHEQGELLLVYEFLPNGSLDTHLFGKSLVLKWTVRHKIALGLASALLYLHEEWEQCVVHRDIKSSNVMLDSNFNAKLGDFGLARLIDHDELGSQTTVLAGTMGYLAPECVTIGKASKETDVYSFGVVALEISCGRRPVDLKAEPSQTLLVEWVWELYGKGQILEAADERLNMEFDQRQIECLMIVGLWCCHPDHTIRPSIKQVIKTLNFEAPLPKLPAKLPVPTYFAPPLDMLRFTYTSAGQTSTINEQTQSSCRSYTTQSSTTSGSGGSSRALLNMHTR from the coding sequence aTGGCTCTCTTCACCCAAAGTTCAATCCTCTTTCAATCACATACACTCCAATCTTTGGTTCTTAAGATATTCTTCTTACTATTGTTGTTACCCAAAAATGGCAATTCAGTTTTCTTCAACTTCACTTCTTTTCATCCAAACATGGTGGAAATAACATTCCAAGGAGATTCATTCCCAGCCGTTGGAGCTCTCCAGCTCACAAAGAACGAAGTTATTGGTTCCCTCACCGGCAGTGCAGGCCGAGCCTCCTATTCGCAGCCAGTTCGCCTTTGGGAAACTGGAACCAGAAGGCTGACTGACTTCACTACTCACTTTTCCTTCAAGATGCAAGCACTTGACAAAGCCGGAAATGGGGATGGAATCTCTTTCTTCCTCGCACCTTTTGAGTCAGACATTCCCTTCAATTCGAGTGGTGGGTACCTTGCTTTGTTTAGTCCTGAAAATGCATTCAATGCCTCTGGTAATAACAGCATTATTGCGGTCGAGTTTGATAGCTTGAAAGACATATGGGATCCTAGCTCTGATCATGTGGGAATAGACATCAATTCCATAATATCAGTCAAAAATGTCACATGGAAAAGTAGCATAAAAAGTGGATCACTAGCAAATGCTTGGATAAGTTATAACTCTACTAGCAAAAATTTAAGTGTGTTTTTAACTTATGCTGAtaatccaatctttgagggaaaTTCTAGCCTTTGGTATATTGTTGATCTGAGAGAGTTTTTGCCTGACTTTGTTAGAGTTGGTTTCTCTGCTTCTACTAGTCAATTTGTTGAGGTACATAACATTAATTCTTGGTCATTCAACTCAAGCTTGGAGGTTGATGATGGAAAAGGAAAATGGAAACAAGGATTGGGGATTGGGATATCTGTGGGGTTTGGTGTTTTGAGCTGTGGATTAGGCCTTGCTTGGTTCATATTTTGGAGAACAAAGGCTAGTAAAGTAACGGTTAATGTAAAACAAGGAGGTGAAGTATCTATGGACAATGAATTTGGGAAAGGAACCGGGCCTAAGAGGTTCACTTATGACGAACTAAACCGAGCAACTGACAACTTTGTAGAGGAAGGAAAGCTAGGTGAAGGCGGATTCGGAGGCGTCTACAAAGGTTTACTAAACGAATCCAACACAGAAGTAGCAGTTAAAAGGGTGTCTAGAGGATCAAAGCAAGGGAAAAAAGAGTACATAGCGGAAGTGAAAATTATTAGCCGTTTGAGGCATAGAAATTTGGTTCAACTCATTGGTTGGTGCCACGAACAAGGCGAACTCCTCCTCGTCTATGAATTCTTACCCAATGGAAGCCTTGACACTCATCTCTTTGGTAAAAGCCTTGTGCTAAAATGGACTGTTAGACACAAAATAGCCCTTGGCCTAGCCTCTGCCTTGTTATACCTCCATGAAGAGTGGGAACAATGCGTGGTCCATAGAGATATCAAGTCAAGCAATGTCATGTTAGACTCAAACTTCAACGCAAAGCTTGGAGATTTCGGCCTAGCCAGACTGATAGACCACGACGAACTGGGGTCACAAACAACCGTTTTGGCAGGCACAATGGGGTACTTAGCCCCGGAATGTGTCACAATCGGCAAGGCTAGTAAAGAAACCGATGTCTACAGCTTTGGAGTGGTTGCACTTGAGATCAGTTGTGGGAGAAGGCCTGTTGATCTTAAGGCAGAACCAAGCCAAACATTGCTTGTGGAATGGGTTTGGGAGCTATATGGAAAAGGCCAGATCCTTGAAGCTGCAGATGAAAGGCTAAATATGGAGTTTGACCAAAGACAAATAGAGTGCTTGATGATAGTTGGTCTATGGTGTTGCCATCCTGACCACACTATTCGACCCTCTATAAAACAAGTTATAAAGACGCTCAATTTTGAAGCTCCGCTGCCTAAACTACCGGCAAAGTTGCCGGTGCCGACGTATTTTGCGCCACCGTTGGACATGCTTAGGTTCACTTATACATCAGCTGGCCAAACTTCCACCATTAATGAGCAAACTCAATCTTCCTGTAGAAGCTATACTACTCAGTCGTCTACTACTTCTGGTTCTGGAGGCTCTTCTAGAGCTCTGCTAAATATGCATACAcgttga